In the Oscillospiraceae bacterium genome, CTTGTCCCATCGGGAAACGCGGATTTATTTAAGAAGACAGGCGATATATTTATTCAGGATGATTTTGCGCATGAACAAAATTTGATTATCAATGAAGGAAATATAACGCTTCTGATAGCGGGATGCGCACACAACGGAATTATCAATATTGTCGGTCAATTCAATAAAAATAACGGTCATATGCCGGATTATGTTTTGGGAGGATTTCACCTTTACAGCAAAGGAACTAAACAAAACGAAGCTCCTGATATGGTTGATAAAATAGGGAAATTCTTGTTGGAGACGAATTCGAAATATTATACTTGCCACTGTACGGGTATGGAGTCCTATAACCGGCTAAAAGCTGTAATGAGAGAGAAAATCGACTATATATCGACGGGAAATCAATTGGGAATAAATAGTCAGGGAGATAAAAAACAATGAGTGAAAATTGCAGCGGAAATTGCGGCAGCTGTGGAGAAAGCTGCTCGGAAAGAAAAGAAGAACAAAACGGCTTTATTGAGAAGCCTCATGAACTGAGTAAAATCAAAAAAGTCATCGGAATAGTCAGCGGGAAGGGAGGAGTAGGAAAATCATCTGTGACCTCCATGCTTGCAGTTACGATGAAAAGGCTGGGGTACAATGTGGCAATACTTGATGCTGATGTTACGGGACCTTCTATCCCGAAGGCATTCGGCATAAAAGGAAAAGCCACGGGAAGCGATCTGGGATTGTACCCGATAAGAAGCATAACGGGGATTGATATTATGTCAATCAATCTGCTTCTCGAAAACGATACCGATCCGGTTATCTGGAGAGGGCCGATCTTAGGCAATACCGTAAAACAGTTCTGGACAGATGTAATCTGGGGCGATGTCGATTATATGTTTATTGATATGCCGCCGGGAACGGGCGACGTGCCTCTTACGGTATTTCAATCCATTGCAATTGACGGTATAATAATCGTAACTTCTCCGCAGGAGCTTGTTTCAATGATTGTGTCGAAAGCGGTCAAAATGGCGGAAATGATGAATATTCCGGTCATCGGGCTTGTTGAAAATATGTCGTATTTCAAATGCCCTGATAATGGGAAGGAATACAGAGTATTTGGTGAAAGCCATATAAATGAAATCGCCGAAA is a window encoding:
- a CDS encoding Mrp/NBP35 family ATP-binding protein, coding for MSENCSGNCGSCGESCSERKEEQNGFIEKPHELSKIKKVIGIVSGKGGVGKSSVTSMLAVTMKRLGYNVAILDADVTGPSIPKAFGIKGKATGSDLGLYPIRSITGIDIMSINLLLENDTDPVIWRGPILGNTVKQFWTDVIWGDVDYMFIDMPPGTGDVPLTVFQSIAIDGIIIVTSPQELVSMIVSKAVKMAEMMNIPVIGLVENMSYFKCPDNGKEYRVFGESHINEIAEKHNLKVLAKVPIDPRISAACDKGMIELFDGDWFDSLSKTLEQESEENK
- a CDS encoding MBL fold metallo-hydrolase, giving the protein MIIKVLSENTSISEKLSCEHGLSLYIETVNHRLLFDTGASGLFAENAVKLGVDLKKVDTVIISHGHYDHGGGLRTFLDINKNAKVYFQEKAFEKHYSNRSGGEKAYIGLDEALLTNDRFIFCTDRLKIDDELELFSGVKAEILVPSGNADLFKKTGDIFIQDDFAHEQNLIINEGNITLLIAGCAHNGIINIVGQFNKNNGHMPDYVLGGFHLYSKGTKQNEAPDMVDKIGKFLLETNSKYYTCHCTGMESYNRLKAVMREKIDYISTGNQLGINSQGDKKQ